From the Primulina tabacum isolate GXHZ01 chromosome 15, ASM2559414v2, whole genome shotgun sequence genome, one window contains:
- the LOC142527813 gene encoding jasmonoyl--L-amino acid synthetase JAR4-like isoform X2, whose protein sequence is MEEIFDPEAVIEEFEDLSNDAGKVQREALKKILEENGEAEYLCQWGLDARTDPESFIACVPLVNHKDLEPYIQRIADGETASILTGKPITTISLSSGTTQGKPKFVPFNDKLMESTIQIYKTSFAFRNREYPIGNGKALQFIYSSKQFKTKGGLTAGTATTNVYRNPQFKKTMSAMQTPCCSPDEVIFGPDFHQSLYCHLLCGLIFREEVQVVSSTFAHSIVHAFRTFEQVWEELVTDIREGSLSDRIKVLSIRVAVSKLLKPDPVLANTISDKISGLSDWNGLIQELFPYTKYIYGIMTGSMEPYLKKLRHYAGQLPLLSADYGSSEGWIGVNVNPKLPPELATFAVLPNIGYFEFIPVKDDTNCPEQESSCVSSVEPQPVGLTEVKVGENYEIVVTNFAGLYRYRLGDLVKVKGFHNSTPELQFVCRRNLLLTINIDKNTEKDLQLAVEAAATLLSEEKLEVLDFTSQVDTSTDPGHYVIFWEISHAAKDEVLKECCNCLDRSFVDAGYVSSRKVNTIGALELRILKPGTFHKIMDHFVGLGAAVSQFKTPRCVGQNNTTVLQILSNNVVKSYFSTAY, encoded by the exons ATGGAGGAAATATTTGATCCGGAAGCAGTCATAGAAGAATTCGAAGATTTGTCGAATGATGCTGGGAAAGTTCAGAGGGAGGCCTTGAAAAAGATCTTGGAAGAAAATGGTGAAGCAGAGTATCTGTGCCAATGGGGCCTCGATGCAAGAACAGACCCCGAAAGCTTCATTGCTTGTGTTCCCCTTGTCAATCACAAGGACTTGGAGCCTTACATCCAGCGAATTGCCGATGGCGAAACGGCATCAATTTTAACCGGAAAACCAATAACTACTATTTCATTGAG CTCTGGTACCACTCAAGGGAAGCCAAAATTTGTGCCTTTCAATGATAAATTGATGGAAAGCACCATTCAGATATACAAGACTTCTTTTGCATTTAGGAACAG AGAATACCCGATAGGGAATGGAAAAGCGCTACAATTCATTTACAGTAGCAAACAATTCAAAACAAAAGGTGGTCTAACAGCCGGAACTGCCACTACTAATGTGTATCGCAACcctcaattcaagaaaacaatGAGTGCAATGCAGACCCCATGTTGCAGTCCTGATGAGGTGATATTTGGCCCCGATTTTCACCAATCTTTATACTGTCATCTCTTATGTGGGCTGATTTTCAGAGAAGAAGTTCAAGTTGTTTCCTCCACATTCGCCCACAGCATTGTACATGCCTTCCGAACCTTTGAACAAGTTTGGGAAGAACTTGTCACTGATATCCGAGAAGGGTCTCTAAGTGACCGAATTAAGGTCCTATCAATTCGAGTGGCTGTATCAAAGCTACTGAAGCCTGATCCCGTATTGGCAAATACTATTTCCGACAAGATTTCAGGATTAAGCGACTGGAATGGACTTATTCAAGAGCTATTTCCGTATACCAAGTACATTTATGGGATCATGACAGGTTCCATGGAACCTTATCTCAAGAAATTGAGGCATTATGCGGGGCAACTACCTTTATTAAGTGCTGATTATGGATCTTCAGAAGGATGGATAGGGGTAAATGTCAACCCCAAATTACCACCTGAGTTGGCTACCTTTGCCGTTCTTCCAAACATCGGTTATTTCGAATTTATACCTGTGAAAGATGATACTAACTGCCCAGAGCAGGAGAGTTCCTGTGTATCGTCCGTAGAGCCCCAGCCTGTAGGCCTAACAGAAGTTAAGGTTGGCGAGAATTATGAGATCGTTGTCACAAATTTTGCAG GGCTGTATCGGTACAGACTAGGAGACTTAGTCAAGGTTAAAGGATTCCACAACTCCACTCCTGAGCTCCAATTTGTTTGCAGAAGAAACCTTCTTCTCACCATTAACATTGACAAGAACACCGAGAAAGATCTACAACTAGCTGTAGAAGCGGCAGCCACGCTGCTATCCGAGGAAAAACTCGAGGTTTTAGATTTTACGAGCCAAGTTGATACATCTACTGACCCTGGCCATTATGTGATCTTCTGGGAAATTAGTCACGCAGCAAAAGATGAAGTTCTCAAAGAATGCTGCAACTGTCTTGACAGATCATTCGTCGATGCAGGGTACGTGAGTTCCCGGAAAGTTAATACAATTGGAGCCCTCGAATTACGAATCTTGAAGCCAGGCACTTTCCACAAGATTATGGATCATTTTGTGGGATTAGGTGCTGCTGTTAGCCAGTTCAAAACACCAAGATGCGTGGGGCAAAACAACACCACTGTGTTGCAGATACTGTCGAATAATGTTGTCAAGAGCTACTTCAGTACAGCGTATTAG
- the LOC142527813 gene encoding jasmonoyl--L-amino acid synthetase JAR4-like isoform X1, with translation MLGKMEEIFDPEAVIEEFEDLSNDAGKVQREALKKILEENGEAEYLCQWGLDARTDPESFIACVPLVNHKDLEPYIQRIADGETASILTGKPITTISLSSGTTQGKPKFVPFNDKLMESTIQIYKTSFAFRNREYPIGNGKALQFIYSSKQFKTKGGLTAGTATTNVYRNPQFKKTMSAMQTPCCSPDEVIFGPDFHQSLYCHLLCGLIFREEVQVVSSTFAHSIVHAFRTFEQVWEELVTDIREGSLSDRIKVLSIRVAVSKLLKPDPVLANTISDKISGLSDWNGLIQELFPYTKYIYGIMTGSMEPYLKKLRHYAGQLPLLSADYGSSEGWIGVNVNPKLPPELATFAVLPNIGYFEFIPVKDDTNCPEQESSCVSSVEPQPVGLTEVKVGENYEIVVTNFAGLYRYRLGDLVKVKGFHNSTPELQFVCRRNLLLTINIDKNTEKDLQLAVEAAATLLSEEKLEVLDFTSQVDTSTDPGHYVIFWEISHAAKDEVLKECCNCLDRSFVDAGYVSSRKVNTIGALELRILKPGTFHKIMDHFVGLGAAVSQFKTPRCVGQNNTTVLQILSNNVVKSYFSTAY, from the exons ATGCTAGGGAAAATGGAGGAAATATTTGATCCGGAAGCAGTCATAGAAGAATTCGAAGATTTGTCGAATGATGCTGGGAAAGTTCAGAGGGAGGCCTTGAAAAAGATCTTGGAAGAAAATGGTGAAGCAGAGTATCTGTGCCAATGGGGCCTCGATGCAAGAACAGACCCCGAAAGCTTCATTGCTTGTGTTCCCCTTGTCAATCACAAGGACTTGGAGCCTTACATCCAGCGAATTGCCGATGGCGAAACGGCATCAATTTTAACCGGAAAACCAATAACTACTATTTCATTGAG CTCTGGTACCACTCAAGGGAAGCCAAAATTTGTGCCTTTCAATGATAAATTGATGGAAAGCACCATTCAGATATACAAGACTTCTTTTGCATTTAGGAACAG AGAATACCCGATAGGGAATGGAAAAGCGCTACAATTCATTTACAGTAGCAAACAATTCAAAACAAAAGGTGGTCTAACAGCCGGAACTGCCACTACTAATGTGTATCGCAACcctcaattcaagaaaacaatGAGTGCAATGCAGACCCCATGTTGCAGTCCTGATGAGGTGATATTTGGCCCCGATTTTCACCAATCTTTATACTGTCATCTCTTATGTGGGCTGATTTTCAGAGAAGAAGTTCAAGTTGTTTCCTCCACATTCGCCCACAGCATTGTACATGCCTTCCGAACCTTTGAACAAGTTTGGGAAGAACTTGTCACTGATATCCGAGAAGGGTCTCTAAGTGACCGAATTAAGGTCCTATCAATTCGAGTGGCTGTATCAAAGCTACTGAAGCCTGATCCCGTATTGGCAAATACTATTTCCGACAAGATTTCAGGATTAAGCGACTGGAATGGACTTATTCAAGAGCTATTTCCGTATACCAAGTACATTTATGGGATCATGACAGGTTCCATGGAACCTTATCTCAAGAAATTGAGGCATTATGCGGGGCAACTACCTTTATTAAGTGCTGATTATGGATCTTCAGAAGGATGGATAGGGGTAAATGTCAACCCCAAATTACCACCTGAGTTGGCTACCTTTGCCGTTCTTCCAAACATCGGTTATTTCGAATTTATACCTGTGAAAGATGATACTAACTGCCCAGAGCAGGAGAGTTCCTGTGTATCGTCCGTAGAGCCCCAGCCTGTAGGCCTAACAGAAGTTAAGGTTGGCGAGAATTATGAGATCGTTGTCACAAATTTTGCAG GGCTGTATCGGTACAGACTAGGAGACTTAGTCAAGGTTAAAGGATTCCACAACTCCACTCCTGAGCTCCAATTTGTTTGCAGAAGAAACCTTCTTCTCACCATTAACATTGACAAGAACACCGAGAAAGATCTACAACTAGCTGTAGAAGCGGCAGCCACGCTGCTATCCGAGGAAAAACTCGAGGTTTTAGATTTTACGAGCCAAGTTGATACATCTACTGACCCTGGCCATTATGTGATCTTCTGGGAAATTAGTCACGCAGCAAAAGATGAAGTTCTCAAAGAATGCTGCAACTGTCTTGACAGATCATTCGTCGATGCAGGGTACGTGAGTTCCCGGAAAGTTAATACAATTGGAGCCCTCGAATTACGAATCTTGAAGCCAGGCACTTTCCACAAGATTATGGATCATTTTGTGGGATTAGGTGCTGCTGTTAGCCAGTTCAAAACACCAAGATGCGTGGGGCAAAACAACACCACTGTGTTGCAGATACTGTCGAATAATGTTGTCAAGAGCTACTTCAGTACAGCGTATTAG